The following are encoded together in the Xanthobacter autotrophicus Py2 genome:
- a CDS encoding Holliday junction DNA helicase RuvB (TIGRFAM: Holliday junction DNA helicase RuvB~PFAM: AAA ATPase central domain protein; Holliday junction DNA helicase RuvB domain; ATPase associated with various cellular activities AAA_5~SMART: AAA ATPase~KEGG: rpd:RPD_4167 Holliday junction DNA helicase RuvB), with product MNTRLLSGEKRGEDAADSTLRPQLLKEFVGQAQARANLEVFIKAARARGEALDHVLFVGPPGLGKTTLAQIMSREMGVGFRSTSGPVIAKAGDLAAILTNLEERDVLFIDEIHRLAPAVEEILYPAMEDYELDLVIGEGPAARSVKIALPKFTLVGATTRSGLLTTPLRDRFGIPVRLQFYTVEELEKIVVRGARVLGIAIAPDGATEIARRARGTPRIAGRLLRRVRDFALVAEAERIDRKVADRALLALEVDAAGLDAMDRRYLTVIADYYGGGPVGVDTLAAALSEPRDAIEEIVEPFLVQQGFIQRTPRGRMLTATAFRHLGLPEPVVARPMPLFDEGE from the coding sequence ATGAACACCCGCCTCCTCTCGGGCGAGAAGCGCGGCGAAGATGCCGCCGATTCGACGCTGCGGCCCCAGCTCCTCAAGGAGTTCGTGGGCCAGGCGCAGGCGCGCGCCAATCTGGAAGTGTTCATCAAGGCGGCCCGCGCCCGCGGCGAGGCGCTGGACCACGTGCTGTTCGTAGGTCCGCCCGGCCTCGGCAAGACCACGCTGGCCCAGATCATGTCGCGGGAGATGGGGGTGGGCTTCCGCTCCACCTCCGGCCCGGTGATCGCCAAGGCAGGGGACCTTGCCGCCATCCTCACCAATCTGGAAGAGCGCGACGTGCTCTTCATCGACGAGATCCACCGCCTCGCGCCGGCGGTGGAGGAAATCCTCTATCCGGCCATGGAGGATTATGAGCTGGACCTCGTCATCGGCGAAGGGCCGGCGGCGCGCTCGGTGAAGATCGCCCTGCCCAAGTTCACGCTGGTGGGCGCCACCACGCGCTCGGGCCTGCTCACCACGCCGCTGCGCGACCGCTTCGGCATTCCGGTGCGGCTGCAATTCTACACCGTGGAGGAACTGGAGAAGATCGTGGTGCGCGGGGCGCGGGTGCTGGGCATCGCCATCGCCCCGGACGGCGCCACCGAGATCGCCCGCCGCGCGCGGGGAACGCCGCGCATCGCCGGCCGGCTGCTGCGGCGGGTGCGCGACTTCGCCCTGGTGGCCGAAGCCGAGCGCATCGACCGCAAGGTGGCCGACCGGGCGCTGCTGGCGCTGGAGGTGGACGCCGCCGGACTCGATGCCATGGATCGGCGCTATCTCACCGTCATCGCCGATTATTACGGCGGTGGTCCGGTGGGGGTGGATACGCTCGCGGCTGCGTTGTCCGAGCCGCGCGACGCCATCGAGGAGATCGTGGAGCCGTTCCTGGTGCAGCAGGGCTTCATCCAGCGTACGCCGCGCGGGCGGATGCTGACTGCTACCGCCTTCCGCCATCTTGGACTGCCGGAACCGGTTGTGGCCAGGCCCATGCCCCTGTTCGACGAGGGCGAGTAG
- a CDS encoding transketolase (TIGRFAM: transketolase~PFAM: Transketolase domain protein; Transketolase central region~KEGG: atc:AGR_L_2197 transketolase) — translation MLSRTSHDRMANAIRFLAMDAVEAANSGHPGLPMGAADIATVLFTKVLKYDPTRPFWPDRDRFVLSAGHGSMLLYSVLHLAGYEKVTIEEIKRFRKLGSLTPGHPENFVTEGIETTTGPLGQGIATAVGMAMAERALAARFGKDVVDHHTFVLCSDGDLMEGISQEAADLAGHLKLSKLIVMWDDNGISIDGATSISGSTDQLARFAASGWATTRIDGHDPDAILAALTAAKASDRPTLIACRTVIGFGSPKKAGSEKVHGSPLGADEIAATRAALGWEAAPFEIPADVLAGWRAAGAAGSAARAAWEARLAAAPEADRAEFERRIAGTLPQALEGAIVAVKQKAVADGGAVATRKSSELVLDFITPVVPEMLGGSADLTGSNNTKAKGAKAITPDDFAGSFVHWGVREHGMAAAMNGITLHKGLIPFSGGFLVFSDYCRPSIRLAALMGERVIHVLTHDSIGLGEDGPTHQPVEHLAALRAIPNLLVMRPADTVETAECWQIALQSEGRPSALILSRQNLPILRTDATAENRSAGGAYEIVAASAKAQASLFATGSEVSLAVEAAKLLEAQGVPTRVVSIPSFELFLERPAAERAKVIGDAPAKVAVEAAIRMGWDAIVGSDAAFVGMTSFGASAPGKDLFAHFGLTPDKVAAKALDQLRQV, via the coding sequence ATGCTGAGCCGCACGAGTCACGACCGCATGGCCAACGCCATCCGCTTCCTTGCCATGGACGCCGTGGAAGCTGCCAATAGCGGTCATCCCGGCCTGCCGATGGGTGCTGCGGACATCGCCACCGTCCTGTTCACCAAGGTCCTGAAGTACGATCCCACGCGCCCCTTCTGGCCCGATCGCGACCGCTTCGTGCTGTCCGCCGGCCACGGCTCCATGCTGCTCTATTCGGTGCTGCATCTGGCCGGCTACGAGAAGGTGACGATCGAGGAGATCAAGCGCTTCCGCAAGCTCGGCTCGCTTACCCCCGGCCATCCCGAGAACTTCGTCACCGAAGGCATCGAGACCACCACCGGCCCGCTCGGGCAGGGCATCGCCACCGCCGTGGGCATGGCCATGGCCGAGCGCGCGCTCGCCGCCCGCTTCGGCAAGGACGTGGTGGACCACCACACCTTCGTGCTCTGCTCCGACGGCGACCTGATGGAGGGCATCAGCCAGGAGGCGGCGGACCTTGCCGGCCACCTGAAGCTCTCCAAGCTCATCGTCATGTGGGATGACAACGGCATCTCCATCGACGGCGCCACCTCCATCTCCGGTTCCACCGACCAGCTGGCGCGCTTCGCCGCCTCGGGGTGGGCGACCACGCGCATCGATGGCCACGATCCGGACGCCATCCTTGCCGCGCTGACCGCCGCCAAGGCCTCGGACCGGCCGACCCTGATCGCCTGCCGCACCGTCATCGGCTTCGGCAGTCCCAAGAAGGCCGGCTCGGAGAAGGTGCACGGTTCTCCGCTCGGTGCCGACGAGATCGCCGCCACCCGCGCGGCGCTGGGCTGGGAGGCTGCGCCCTTCGAGATTCCCGCCGACGTGCTCGCCGGCTGGCGCGCCGCCGGTGCCGCCGGATCCGCCGCCCGCGCGGCCTGGGAGGCGCGCTTGGCCGCCGCCCCCGAAGCCGACCGGGCCGAGTTCGAGCGCCGCATCGCCGGCACGCTGCCGCAGGCGCTGGAAGGCGCCATCGTCGCCGTCAAGCAGAAGGCGGTGGCGGACGGTGGCGCGGTGGCCACCCGCAAGTCGTCCGAGCTGGTGCTGGATTTCATCACCCCGGTGGTGCCGGAGATGCTGGGCGGCTCGGCCGACCTCACCGGTTCCAACAACACCAAGGCCAAGGGCGCGAAGGCCATCACGCCGGACGATTTCGCCGGCTCCTTCGTGCACTGGGGCGTGCGCGAGCACGGCATGGCGGCAGCCATGAACGGGATCACCCTGCACAAGGGCCTCATTCCCTTCTCCGGCGGCTTCCTGGTGTTCTCGGATTATTGCCGCCCCTCCATCCGCCTGGCCGCGCTCATGGGCGAGCGGGTCATCCATGTGCTGACCCACGATTCCATCGGCCTTGGCGAAGATGGCCCCACCCATCAGCCGGTGGAGCACCTGGCCGCCCTGCGCGCCATCCCGAACCTCCTGGTGATGCGCCCCGCCGACACGGTGGAGACGGCCGAGTGCTGGCAGATTGCACTTCAATCGGAAGGTCGGCCCTCCGCCCTCATCCTGTCGCGGCAGAACCTGCCGATCCTGCGCACCGATGCCACCGCAGAGAACCGCTCGGCGGGCGGCGCCTATGAGATCGTCGCGGCCTCGGCCAAGGCGCAGGCCAGCCTGTTCGCAACCGGCTCGGAAGTCTCGCTTGCGGTGGAAGCCGCCAAGCTTCTGGAGGCGCAGGGTGTGCCCACCCGCGTCGTCTCCATCCCTTCGTTCGAACTCTTCCTCGAAAGGCCTGCCGCAGAGCGGGCCAAGGTGATCGGGGACGCTCCGGCCAAGGTGGCGGTGGAAGCCGCCATCCGCATGGGGTGGGACGCCATCGTCGGTTCGGATGCCGCCTTCGTGGGAATGACCTCGTTCGGCGCCTCGGCGCCTGGAAAGGACCTTTTCGCCCATTTCGGACTGACCCCGGACAAGGTCGCGGCCAAGGCCCTCGACCAGCTCCGGCAGGTGTGA
- a CDS encoding glyceraldehyde-3-phosphate dehydrogenase, type I (TIGRFAM: glyceraldehyde-3-phosphate dehydrogenase, type I~PFAM: glyceraldehyde 3-phosphate dehydrogenase~KEGG: sme:SMc03979 glyceraldehyde-3-phosphate dehydrogenase), with translation MSVKVAINGFGRIGRNVLRAIIESGRTDIEVVAINDLGPVETNAHLFRFDSVHGRFSGEVKVAGDTIDVGRGPIKVTAVRDPAQLPHKDLGVDIALECTGIFTARDKAAAHLAAGARRVLVSAPAEGADLTVVYGVNHDKLTSEHLVVSNASCTTNCLAPVAKVLNDAVGIEKGFMTTIHSYTGDQPTLDTMHKDLYRARAAAMSMIPTSTGAAKAVGLVLPELNGKLDGTSIRVPTPNVSVVDFKFIAKRATTKDEINAAVLAAAASGPLKGILGTTDQPNVSIDFNHDPHSSTLHLDQTKVLEGTLVRVLSWYDNEWGFSNRMADTAVAMGKLG, from the coding sequence ATGAGCGTCAAGGTGGCCATCAACGGTTTCGGTCGCATCGGGCGTAACGTTCTGCGCGCCATCATCGAATCGGGTCGGACCGACATCGAGGTGGTGGCGATCAACGATCTCGGCCCGGTGGAGACGAACGCCCACCTGTTCCGCTTCGACAGCGTGCACGGCCGCTTCTCCGGCGAGGTCAAGGTTGCCGGCGATACCATCGACGTGGGCCGCGGCCCCATCAAGGTCACCGCGGTGCGCGATCCCGCCCAACTGCCCCACAAGGATCTGGGCGTGGACATCGCGCTCGAGTGCACCGGCATCTTCACCGCCCGCGACAAGGCGGCCGCGCACCTCGCGGCCGGTGCCCGGCGCGTGCTGGTCTCGGCCCCGGCCGAGGGCGCCGACCTGACGGTGGTCTACGGTGTGAACCACGACAAGCTCACCTCCGAGCACCTCGTGGTCTCCAACGCCTCCTGCACCACCAACTGTCTCGCCCCCGTCGCGAAGGTCCTGAATGATGCCGTCGGCATCGAGAAGGGCTTCATGACCACGATCCACTCCTACACCGGCGACCAGCCGACGCTGGACACCATGCACAAGGACCTCTACCGCGCCCGCGCGGCGGCCATGTCCATGATCCCCACGTCCACCGGCGCCGCCAAGGCGGTGGGCCTGGTCCTGCCCGAGCTGAACGGCAAGCTGGACGGCACCTCCATCCGCGTGCCGACCCCGAACGTCTCGGTGGTGGACTTCAAGTTCATCGCCAAGCGCGCCACCACCAAGGACGAGATCAACGCCGCCGTCCTCGCCGCGGCTGCGTCCGGTCCGCTGAAGGGCATTCTCGGCACCACCGACCAGCCCAACGTCTCCATCGACTTCAACCACGATCCGCACTCCTCCACCCTGCACCTCGACCAGACCAAGGTCCTGGAAGGCACTCTGGTGCGCGTGCTGTCCTGGTATGACAACGAGTGGGGCTTCTCCAACCGCATGGCCGACACTGCAGTCGCCATGGGCAAGCTCGGTTGA
- a CDS encoding Pol-Pal system-associated acyl-CoA thioesterase (TIGRFAM: Pol-Pal system-associated acyl-CoA thioesterase~PFAM: thioesterase superfamily protein~KEGG: rpa:RPA1103 thioesterase superfamily:4-hydroxybenzoyl-CoA thioesterase) → MVERPTFSPSDPHLKLAGRLIPGGHALHVRVYYEDTDFSGIVYHANYLRFMERGRSDYMRLLGVFQGELFEQAAAEAPGFHFVVRSMQIDFRKPARIDDVLEVVTLSKEVAGASITLLQQVKRDGEVLVSATVRVAFVSEGRAKRIPDALRQATLQDARATEAIGESQS, encoded by the coding sequence ATGGTCGAGCGCCCCACATTCTCCCCGTCCGATCCGCACCTCAAACTTGCCGGCCGGCTGATCCCCGGCGGCCACGCGCTGCATGTGCGCGTGTATTACGAGGACACGGATTTCTCCGGCATCGTCTACCACGCCAATTATCTGAGATTCATGGAGCGCGGCCGCTCCGACTACATGCGGCTGCTGGGCGTGTTCCAGGGCGAGCTGTTCGAGCAGGCGGCGGCCGAGGCGCCGGGCTTTCACTTCGTCGTCCGCTCCATGCAGATCGACTTCCGCAAGCCCGCTCGCATCGACGACGTGCTGGAGGTGGTGACCCTCTCCAAGGAGGTGGCCGGCGCGTCCATCACCCTGTTGCAGCAGGTGAAGCGGGACGGCGAGGTGCTGGTGTCCGCCACCGTGCGCGTGGCCTTCGTCTCGGAGGGGCGGGCCAAGCGCATCCCCGATGCGCTGCGCCAGGCGACGCTTCAGGATGCCCGCGCCACCGAAGCCATTGGCGAAAGCCAGAGCTGA
- a CDS encoding conserved hypothetical protein (KEGG: rpc:RPC_4757 hypothetical protein), whose translation MLLTLTGNAAMELAYKLDSYGKPAWIALTVLGFMAWWPLGLAILAFTIGSGRMGCGAKRGFSRWQEEGGDALRGAFGRWSRTMPSSGNRAFDEYRQETLRRLEEEQKDFRDFLERLRQAKDKSEFDQFMADRRGRPAEPAPDAPSGK comes from the coding sequence ATGTTATTAACATTAACCGGGAACGCGGCTATGGAGCTCGCTTACAAGCTCGACAGTTACGGCAAACCGGCGTGGATCGCGCTGACGGTGCTGGGCTTCATGGCCTGGTGGCCGCTGGGCCTTGCGATCCTGGCCTTCACCATCGGGAGCGGACGGATGGGATGTGGTGCCAAGCGCGGCTTCAGCCGCTGGCAGGAGGAGGGCGGCGATGCTCTGCGCGGCGCTTTCGGGCGCTGGAGCCGGACCATGCCGTCCAGTGGCAACCGTGCCTTCGACGAATATCGTCAGGAGACGCTGCGGCGCCTTGAGGAGGAGCAGAAGGATTTCCGCGACTTCCTCGAGCGCCTGCGCCAGGCCAAGGACAAGTCGGAGTTCGACCAGTTCATGGCCGACCGCCGCGGCCGCCCCGCCGAGCCCGCCCCGGACGCTCCGTCCGGCAAGTGA
- a CDS encoding flavin reductase domain protein FMN-binding (PFAM: flavin reductase domain protein FMN-binding~KEGG: bxe:Bxe_A1916 putative flavin reductase-like protein), translating to MKDLPLAEVYQLIEPGPVVLLTTSHRGRPNVMTMSWHMMVEFTPPLIACIVSQGDFSFTALRATKECVIAIPAVELAEQVVKVGNCSGREVDKFTTIGLTPRPAALVAAPLIKECFANLECRVVETRLVNRFNLFVLEVVKAWRDPAQKAPRTIHHQGYGTFAVDGNTLKLPSRMP from the coding sequence ATGAAGGATCTTCCCCTCGCCGAGGTCTACCAGCTCATCGAGCCCGGCCCGGTGGTGCTGCTGACCACCAGTCATCGCGGACGCCCCAACGTCATGACCATGTCGTGGCACATGATGGTGGAGTTCACCCCGCCGCTCATCGCCTGCATCGTCTCCCAGGGCGATTTCAGCTTCACCGCCCTGCGCGCCACCAAGGAGTGCGTCATCGCCATTCCCGCCGTGGAGTTGGCCGAACAGGTGGTGAAGGTGGGCAATTGCTCCGGCCGCGAGGTGGACAAGTTCACCACCATCGGCCTCACCCCCCGGCCCGCCGCCCTGGTGGCGGCGCCGCTCATCAAGGAATGCTTCGCCAATCTGGAATGCCGGGTGGTGGAGACCCGCCTCGTCAACCGTTTCAACCTGTTCGTGCTGGAAGTGGTGAAGGCGTGGCGCGACCCGGCCCAGAAGGCGCCGCGCACCATCCATCATCAGGGCTACGGCACCTTCGCGGTGGACGGGAACACCCTGAAGCTGCCCTCCCGGATGCCGTGA
- a CDS encoding Phosphoglycerate kinase (PFAM: phosphoglycerate kinase~KEGG: rpd:RPD_4314 phosphoglycerate kinase) has product MTAFRTLDDADLADKRVLVRVDLNVPMESGRVTDETRLKAILPTIRTITDKGGKAVLLAHFGRPKGRDESQSLAPVAKALEGQLGRKVAFASDCVGEEASSAISRLAAGEVIVLENTRFHAGEEKNAPDFVEALASLGDIYVNDAFSAAHRAHASTEGLARKLPAYAGRSMESELAALTKALEAPVRPVLAVVGGSKVSSKLELLGNLVKKVDILVIAGGMANTFLAALGKKVGKSLCEHDLADTAREILEKAKAAGCEIVLPVDAVVAKEFKANAANRVVSVDEVGDDEMILDAGPETVAVVAQKLDGAKTVVWNGPFGAFEMTPFDAATVAVARDVGKRTRAGTLLSVAGGGDTVAALNHAGVAGDFSYVSTAGGAFLEWLEGKALPGVEALRR; this is encoded by the coding sequence ATGACCGCCTTCCGAACCCTCGACGACGCGGACCTTGCCGACAAGCGGGTCCTCGTGCGCGTTGACCTCAACGTGCCCATGGAAAGCGGGCGGGTCACCGACGAGACCCGCCTGAAAGCCATCCTGCCCACCATCCGCACCATCACGGACAAGGGCGGCAAGGCGGTGCTACTGGCGCATTTCGGGCGGCCCAAGGGCCGCGACGAGAGCCAGTCCCTCGCCCCGGTGGCGAAGGCGCTGGAAGGCCAGCTCGGCCGCAAGGTGGCGTTCGCCTCCGATTGCGTGGGCGAGGAAGCCTCCAGCGCCATCTCCCGGCTCGCCGCCGGCGAGGTGATCGTGCTGGAAAACACCCGCTTCCACGCCGGTGAGGAGAAGAACGCGCCTGATTTCGTGGAGGCCCTCGCCAGCCTCGGCGACATCTATGTCAACGACGCCTTCTCGGCCGCCCATCGCGCCCATGCCTCCACCGAGGGGCTGGCCCGCAAGCTGCCGGCCTATGCCGGCCGCTCCATGGAAAGCGAGCTCGCCGCGCTCACCAAGGCCCTTGAGGCCCCGGTGCGTCCGGTGCTGGCCGTGGTCGGTGGCTCCAAGGTGTCCTCCAAGCTCGAGCTTCTCGGGAACCTCGTGAAGAAGGTGGACATCCTGGTGATCGCCGGCGGCATGGCCAACACCTTCCTTGCCGCCCTCGGCAAGAAGGTGGGCAAGTCGCTGTGCGAGCACGACCTGGCCGACACCGCCCGCGAGATTCTGGAGAAGGCCAAGGCGGCCGGCTGCGAGATCGTGCTGCCGGTGGACGCGGTGGTGGCTAAGGAGTTCAAGGCCAATGCCGCGAACCGCGTCGTCAGCGTGGACGAGGTGGGCGACGACGAGATGATCCTCGACGCCGGTCCCGAAACCGTGGCGGTGGTGGCGCAGAAGCTCGACGGCGCCAAGACCGTGGTCTGGAACGGCCCGTTCGGCGCCTTCGAGATGACGCCCTTCGACGCCGCGACGGTGGCGGTTGCCCGCGACGTGGGCAAGCGCACCCGCGCCGGCACGCTGCTGTCGGTAGCCGGCGGCGGCGACACGGTGGCCGCGCTCAACCATGCGGGGGTCGCGGGAGACTTCTCCTACGTCTCCACCGCCGGCGGCGCCTTCCTGGAATGGTTGGAAGGCAAGGCCCTGCCGGGTGTCGAGGCCCTTCGGCGCTGA
- a CDS encoding Fructose-bisphosphate aldolase (PFAM: fructose-bisphosphate aldolase class-I~KEGG: rpa:RPA0940 fructose-bisphosphate aldolase), whose protein sequence is MTAELDAIAQKMVADGKGILAADESSGTIKKRFDAIGVESTEENRRDYRELMFRSEAMTKYISGVILYEETIRQKAKDGTPLVSLIEQAGSIPGIKVDAGAKPQPAFPGETITEGLDGLAGRLKEFYDLGARFAKWRAVIDIDTAKGIPSYGSIRANAHALARYAALCQEAKIVPIVEPEVLMDGSHDIDTCYQVTEWVLKTTFEELYYQRVRLEGMVLKPNMIVPGKKAAKQASVAEVAEKTVRVLKSCVPSVVPGIAFLSGGQSDEDATAHLDAMVKLGGLPWKLTYSYGRALQAAPQKAWAGKAENVAKAQAAFTHRAHMNSLAALGQWSSEEERKAA, encoded by the coding sequence ATGACGGCTGAGCTCGACGCGATCGCGCAGAAAATGGTGGCCGACGGCAAGGGCATTCTGGCGGCAGACGAGAGCAGCGGCACCATCAAGAAGAGGTTCGACGCCATCGGTGTCGAATCCACCGAAGAGAACCGCCGCGACTATCGTGAGCTGATGTTCCGCTCGGAAGCCATGACCAAGTACATCTCCGGCGTCATCCTCTATGAGGAGACCATCCGGCAGAAGGCGAAGGACGGCACGCCGCTCGTCAGCCTGATCGAGCAGGCCGGCTCCATCCCCGGCATCAAGGTGGACGCGGGCGCCAAGCCCCAGCCGGCCTTCCCGGGCGAGACCATCACCGAGGGCCTCGACGGCCTCGCCGGCCGTCTCAAGGAATTCTACGATCTCGGCGCTCGCTTCGCCAAGTGGCGCGCGGTGATCGACATCGACACCGCCAAGGGCATCCCCTCCTACGGCTCCATCCGCGCCAACGCCCATGCGCTGGCCCGCTACGCGGCCCTGTGCCAGGAAGCCAAGATCGTTCCGATCGTGGAGCCGGAAGTGCTCATGGACGGCAGCCACGACATCGACACCTGCTACCAGGTGACCGAGTGGGTGCTGAAGACCACCTTCGAGGAGCTGTATTACCAGCGCGTCCGCCTCGAGGGCATGGTGCTGAAGCCCAACATGATCGTGCCCGGCAAGAAGGCCGCCAAGCAGGCCTCCGTGGCCGAGGTGGCCGAAAAGACCGTGCGCGTGCTGAAGAGCTGCGTGCCATCCGTGGTGCCTGGCATCGCCTTCCTCTCCGGCGGCCAGTCGGACGAGGACGCCACCGCCCATCTCGACGCCATGGTGAAGCTGGGCGGCCTGCCCTGGAAGCTCACCTATTCCTACGGCCGCGCGCTCCAGGCCGCGCCGCAGAAGGCGTGGGCCGGCAAGGCCGAGAACGTGGCGAAGGCCCAGGCCGCGTTCACCCATCGCGCCCACATGAACTCGCTCGCCGCCCTCGGCCAGTGGTCGTCGGAGGAAGAGCGCAAGGCTGCCTGA
- a CDS encoding transcriptional regulator, TetR family (PFAM: regulatory protein TetR~KEGG: bja:bll7161 transcriptional regulatory protein), with protein MSWSRNGETRSYHHGNLREALMQATLDLIGEKGVAGVTFAEAARRAGVSAAAPYRHFRDRDELLAAVAAVGFERLADALTTAWQNGRPSPAVAYERVGRAYLDFARRAPAEYVAMFESGLPADAHEGLQQAGNRAFAVLREAAEVLVSHIPGPVRPPALMVALHTWSLAHGVASLFGRADSARRKLPMGPDELLEAAFLIYLKGLGAPSGT; from the coding sequence ATGAGCTGGTCCCGGAACGGAGAAACACGGTCCTACCATCACGGCAACCTGCGGGAGGCCCTGATGCAGGCCACCCTCGACCTGATCGGGGAAAAGGGCGTAGCCGGCGTCACCTTCGCCGAGGCGGCGCGCCGCGCCGGGGTGAGCGCGGCCGCGCCCTACCGCCATTTCCGCGACCGGGACGAATTGCTGGCGGCGGTAGCCGCCGTGGGTTTCGAGCGGCTAGCGGATGCCCTCACCACCGCGTGGCAGAATGGCCGGCCCTCGCCCGCCGTGGCCTATGAGCGGGTGGGTCGGGCCTATCTCGATTTCGCCCGCCGGGCGCCGGCAGAATATGTGGCCATGTTCGAATCCGGACTGCCGGCTGATGCCCATGAGGGCCTGCAGCAGGCGGGCAATCGCGCGTTCGCCGTGCTGCGCGAGGCGGCGGAAGTTTTGGTCTCTCACATCCCCGGCCCGGTACGCCCGCCGGCCTTGATGGTGGCGCTCCATACCTGGTCGCTGGCCCATGGGGTGGCGTCCCTGTTCGGCCGGGCCGACAGCGCCCGCCGCAAGTTACCCATGGGGCCGGACGAGCTTCTTGAGGCCGCATTCCTCATCTATCTGAAGGGTCTCGGCGCTCCCTCCGGCACCTGA
- a CDS encoding Holliday junction DNA helicase RuvA (TIGRFAM: Holliday junction DNA helicase RuvA~PFAM: RuvA domain protein; DNA recombination protein RuvA domain I~SMART: Helix-hairpin-helix DNA-binding class 1~KEGG: rpe:RPE_4769 Holliday junction DNA helicase RuvA) translates to MIGKLKGVVDTLEEDHVILDVHGVGYLVHCSGRTLSALPRAGEAAALFIETHVREDQIRLFGFSSAAERDWFRLLQGIQGIGTKTALAVLSTLSASELTQAIALGDKTTVARAPGVGPRVATRIITELKDKMPGFSASEPLAAQLGGGGVASAQGGAAADAVSALVNLGYGVPQANAAIAAALRGAGEGAKTEVLIRLGLKELAK, encoded by the coding sequence ATGATCGGAAAGTTGAAGGGCGTCGTGGACACGCTGGAGGAGGACCATGTGATCCTCGATGTCCATGGCGTGGGCTATCTCGTGCACTGTTCCGGCCGCACGCTCTCGGCCCTGCCGCGGGCGGGAGAGGCTGCGGCGCTGTTCATCGAGACCCATGTGCGCGAGGACCAGATCCGCCTGTTCGGCTTCAGCTCGGCGGCGGAACGGGACTGGTTCCGCCTGCTGCAGGGCATCCAGGGCATCGGCACCAAGACCGCCCTGGCCGTGCTCTCCACTTTGAGCGCCTCGGAGCTGACGCAGGCCATCGCGCTGGGCGACAAGACCACGGTGGCGCGGGCTCCGGGGGTGGGGCCGCGGGTGGCGACGCGCATCATCACCGAGCTGAAGGACAAGATGCCGGGCTTTTCCGCCTCCGAACCGCTGGCGGCTCAGCTCGGCGGCGGCGGTGTCGCCTCGGCGCAGGGGGGCGCGGCGGCGGATGCGGTCTCGGCCCTGGTCAACCTCGGCTATGGCGTGCCGCAGGCCAACGCTGCCATCGCCGCCGCCCTGCGCGGCGCGGGGGAGGGGGCCAAGACCGAGGTTCTGATCCGGCTGGGGCTGAAGGAACTGGCGAAGTAA
- a CDS encoding protein of unknown function DUF710 (PFAM: protein of unknown function DUF710~KEGG: nwi:Nwi_2732 protein of unknown function DUF710): MPHVSVTIAGRQYRMACDEGQEEHLIRLAHDIDGRISQLRTAFGEIGDQRLVVMAAITIADELAESRRRVAALESDIESQRDARASAIARIEASEEEVARTIDQVAERIEQLVSQLAPKERGSVGMG; the protein is encoded by the coding sequence ATGCCCCACGTCTCGGTCACCATCGCCGGTCGCCAGTACAGGATGGCCTGCGACGAGGGGCAGGAAGAGCATCTGATCCGCCTCGCCCACGACATCGACGGCCGCATCTCCCAGCTGCGCACCGCCTTTGGGGAGATCGGCGACCAGCGCCTCGTGGTCATGGCCGCCATCACCATCGCCGACGAACTGGCCGAGTCGCGCCGGCGGGTGGCCGCGTTGGAAAGTGACATCGAGAGCCAGCGCGACGCCCGCGCCTCCGCCATCGCCCGCATCGAGGCGAGCGAAGAAGAGGTGGCCCGCACCATCGATCAGGTGGCCGAGCGCATCGAGCAACTGGTGTCCCAGCTCGCCCCCAAGGAGCGCGGCTCGGTGGGCATGGGCTGA